From Astatotilapia calliptera chromosome 19, fAstCal1.2, whole genome shotgun sequence, a single genomic window includes:
- the actn1 gene encoding alpha-actinin-1 isoform X6, with amino-acid sequence MYNMEHYDEENYYMQQEDDWDRDLLLDPAWEKQQRKTFTAWCNSHLRKAGTQIENIEEDFRDGLKLMLLLEVISGERLAKPERGKMRVHKISNVNKALDFIASKGVKLVSIGAEEIVDGNAKMTLGMIWTIILRFAIQDISVEETSAKEGLLLWCQRKTAPYKNVNIQNFHISWKDGLGFCALIHRHRPELIDYGKLRKDDPMTNLNTAFDVAEKYLDIPKMLDAEDIVGTARPDEKAIMTYVSSFYHAFSGAQKAETAANRICKVLAVNQENEQLMEDYEKLASDLLEWIRRTIPWLENRMPENTMQAMQQKLEDFRDYRRLHKPPKVQEKCQLEINFNTLQTKLRLSNRPAFMPSEGKMVSDINNAWGNLEGAEKGYEEWLLNEIRRLERLDHLAEKFRQKAAIHEAWTEGKEDMLQKRDYETASLSEIKALLKKHEAFESDLAAHQDRVEQIAAIAQELNELDYYDSPSVNARCQRICDQWDALGGLTQKRSEALQRTEKLLETIDQLYLEFAKRAAPFNNWMEGAMEDLQDTFIVHTIEEIQGLSTAHEQFKATLPEADKERLAILGIHNEIAKIVQTYHVNIAGTNPYTTINPQEINAKWDKVRQLVPQRDQALIEEHARQQNNERLRRQFANQANVIGPWIQTKMEEIGRISIEMHGTLEDQLTHLRQYEKSIVNYKPKIDQLEGDHQLIQEALIFDNKHTNYTMEHIRVGWEQLLTTIARTINEIENQILTRDAKGISQEQLNEFRASFNHFDRDHSGTLGAEEFKACLISLGFDIANDAQKRTGIMDPEDFKTCLISMGYNLGENEFSRIMSIVDPNRMGLVTFQAFIDFMSRETADTDTADQVMASFKVLAGDKNYILADELRRELPPDQAEYCIARMAPYTGPDGVPGALDYMSFSTALYGESDL; translated from the exons ACGTTTACAGCTTGGTGTAACTCTCACCTGAGGAAAGCAGGCACGCAGATTGAGAACATCGAAGAGGACTTCCGGGATGGACTGAAActcatgctgctgctggaggtCATCTCAG GCGAACGCTTGGCCAAACCAGAAAGAGGCAAAATGAGAGTCCACAAGATTTCCAATGTTAACAAAGCCCTCGACTTTATCGCCAGCAAAGGAGTGAAGCTGGTTTCTATTGGAGCTGAAG AGATCGTAGATGGCAACGCCAAGATGACCCTGGGAATGATCTGGACCATTATCCTCCGCTTTGCCATTCAAGACATTTCTGTGGAAG AGACATCTGCCAAAGAGGGCCTCCTGCTGTGGTGCCAGAGGAAGACTGCGCCATACAAGAATGTTAACATCCAAAACTTTCACATCAG CTGGAAAGATGGTTTGGGGTTCTGCGCGCTCATTCATCGACACCGTCCAGAGCTCATTGACTATGGAAAATTGCGCAAG GACGACCCCATGACCAACCTGAACACAGCCTTCGACGTGGCAGAGAAGTACCTGGACATCCCCAAGATGCTGGACGCAGAAG ACATTGTGGGCACTGCCCGTCCGGACGAGAAGGCAATCATGACCTACGTCTCTAGCTTCTACCACGCCTTCTCAGGCGCTCAGAAG GCAGAGACAGCGGCCAACAGGATCTGCAAGGTGCTGGCTGTCAACCAAGAGAATGAGCAGCTGATGGAGGACTATGAGAAGCTGGCCAGTGAT TTGTTGGAGTGGATCCGTCGCACCATCCCCTGGCTGGAGAACCGAATGCCGGAGAACACCATGCAGGCCATGCAGCAGAAGCTGGAGGACTTCAGAGATTATCGCCGCCTCCACAAGCCGCCCAAAGTGCAGGAAAAGTGCCAGTTGGAGATCAATTTCAACACCCTGCAGACCAAGCTGAGGCTCAGCAACAGGCCTGCGTTCATGCCCTCTGAGGGAAAGATGGTCTCG GACATTAACAATGCATGGGGAAATCTAGAGGGAGCAGAGAAAGGCTACGAAGAATGGCTCCTCAACGAGATCCGCAGGCTGGAGAGACTCGACCACCTGGCAGAGAAGTTCAGGCAGAAAGCAGCCATCCACGAAGCCTGGACTGAAG GTAAAGAGGACATGCTGCAGAAGCGGGACTATGAGACGGCCTCTCTGTCAGAGATTAAGGCTTTGCTGAAAAAACACGAGGCCTTTGAGAGTGACCTGGCGGCACACCAGGACCGCGTGGAGCAGATTGCAGCCATTGCACAGGAGTTAAA TGAGCTGGACTACTATGACTCCCCCAGTGTTAACGCTCGCTGCCAGCGGATCTGCGACCAATGGGACGCTCTGGGAGGTCTGACCCAGAAACGCAGCGAGGCTCTGCAG AGAACAGAGAAGCTCCTTGAAACCATCGACCAGCTGTACCTTGAGTTTGCCAAAAGAGCGGCTCCGTTCAACAACTGGATGGAGGGCGCAATGGAGGACCTGCAGGATACATTTATTGTCCACACCATTGAAGAGATCCAG GGATTAAGCACAGCCCACGAGCAGTTCAAAGCCACGCTACCAGAGGCTGACAAAGAGCGCTTGGCCATCCTGGGAATTCACAATGAGATTGCCAAAATTGTGCAGACCTATCACGTGAATATTGCCGGCACCAACCCCTATACTACCATCAACCCACAGGAGATTAATGCCAAATGGGACAAG GTCAGGCAGCTGGTGCCGCAGCGCGACCAGGCTTTGATTGAAGAGCACGCCCGGCAGCAGAACAACGAGCGTCTGCGCAGACAGTTTGCCAACCAGGCCAATGTCATCGGGCCTTGGATCCAAACCAAGATGGAG GAAATTGGCCGCATCTCAATCGAGATGCACGGCACCTTGGAGGACCAGCTGACGCACCTCCGCCAGTACGAGAAAAGCATCGTCAACTACAAGCCAAAGATCGACCAGCTGGAGGGAGACCACCAGCTCATTCAGGAAGCTCTCATCTTTGACAACAAGCACACTAACTACACCATGGAG CACATCCGTGTGGGCTGGGAGCAGCTGCTCACCACCATCGCTCGTACCATCAACGAAATCGAGAACCAGATCTTGACACGAGATGCCAAGGGCATCAGCCAGGAGCAGCTTAACGAGTTCCGGGCTTCCTTCAACCACTTCGACAGG GACCACTCGGGCACTCTGGGCGCGGAGGAGTTCAAGGCCTGCCTGATCAGCCTGGGCTTCGATATCGCCAACGATGCACAG AAGAGAACAGGAATCATGGACCCTGAAGACTTCAAAACCTGCCTTATCTCCATGGGTTACAACCTG GGTGAAAACGAGTTCTCCCGCATCATGAGCATAGTGGACCCCAACAGAATGGGCCTCGTCACCTTCCAGGCATTCATCGACTTTATGTCCCGCGAAACAGCCGACACAGACACCGCCGACCAAGTCATGGCCTCCTTCAAAGTTCTGGCAGGGGATAAG AATTACATCCTAGCTGATGAGCTCCGCAGGGAGCTGCCCCCAGACCAGGCCGAGTACTGCATCGCTCGCATGGCCCCGTACACTGGCCCCGACGGTGTCCCCGGAGCCCTCGACTACATGTCGTTCTCCACCGCCCTGTATGGAGAGAGTGACCTCTGA
- the actn1 gene encoding alpha-actinin-1 isoform X1, with product MYNMEHYDEENYYMQQEDDWDRDLLLDPAWEKQQRKTFTAWCNSHLRKAGTQIENIEEDFRDGLKLMLLLEVISGERLAKPERGKMRVHKISNVNKALDFIASKGVKLVSIGAEEIVDGNAKMTLGMIWTIILRFAIQDISVEETSAKEGLLLWCQRKTAPYKNVNIQNFHISWKDGLGFCALIHRHRPELIDYGKLRKDDPMTNLNTAFDVAEKYLDIPKMLDAEDIVGTARPDEKAIMTYVSSFYHAFSGAQKAETAANRICKVLAVNQENEQLMEDYEKLASDLLEWIRRTIPWLENRMPENTMQAMQQKLEDFRDYRRLHKPPKVQEKCQLEINFNTLQTKLRLSNRPAFMPSEGKMVSDINNAWGNLEGAEKGYEEWLLNEIRRLERLDHLAEKFRQKAAIHEAWTEGKEDMLQKRDYETASLSEIKALLKKHEAFESDLAAHQDRVEQIAAIAQELNELDYYDSPSVNARCQRICDQWDALGGLTQKRSEALQRTEKLLETIDQLYLEFAKRAAPFNNWMEGAMEDLQDTFIVHTIEEIQGLSTAHEQFKATLPEADKERLAILGIHNEIAKIVQTYHVNIAGTNPYTTINPQEINAKWDKVRQLVPQRDQALIEEHARQQNNERLRRQFANQANVIGPWIQTKMEEIGRISIEMHGTLEDQLTHLRQYEKSIVNYKPKIDQLEGDHQLIQEALIFDNKHTNYTMEHIRVGWEQLLTTIARTINEIENQILTRDAKGISQEQLNEFRASFNHFDRDHSGTLGAEEFKACLISLGFDIANDAQGENEFSRIMSIVDPNRMGLVTFQAFIDFMSRETADTDTADQVMASFKVLAGDKNYILADELRRELPPDQAEYCIARMAPYTGPDGVPGALDYMSFSTALYGESDL from the exons ACGTTTACAGCTTGGTGTAACTCTCACCTGAGGAAAGCAGGCACGCAGATTGAGAACATCGAAGAGGACTTCCGGGATGGACTGAAActcatgctgctgctggaggtCATCTCAG GCGAACGCTTGGCCAAACCAGAAAGAGGCAAAATGAGAGTCCACAAGATTTCCAATGTTAACAAAGCCCTCGACTTTATCGCCAGCAAAGGAGTGAAGCTGGTTTCTATTGGAGCTGAAG AGATCGTAGATGGCAACGCCAAGATGACCCTGGGAATGATCTGGACCATTATCCTCCGCTTTGCCATTCAAGACATTTCTGTGGAAG AGACATCTGCCAAAGAGGGCCTCCTGCTGTGGTGCCAGAGGAAGACTGCGCCATACAAGAATGTTAACATCCAAAACTTTCACATCAG CTGGAAAGATGGTTTGGGGTTCTGCGCGCTCATTCATCGACACCGTCCAGAGCTCATTGACTATGGAAAATTGCGCAAG GACGACCCCATGACCAACCTGAACACAGCCTTCGACGTGGCAGAGAAGTACCTGGACATCCCCAAGATGCTGGACGCAGAAG ACATTGTGGGCACTGCCCGTCCGGACGAGAAGGCAATCATGACCTACGTCTCTAGCTTCTACCACGCCTTCTCAGGCGCTCAGAAG GCAGAGACAGCGGCCAACAGGATCTGCAAGGTGCTGGCTGTCAACCAAGAGAATGAGCAGCTGATGGAGGACTATGAGAAGCTGGCCAGTGAT TTGTTGGAGTGGATCCGTCGCACCATCCCCTGGCTGGAGAACCGAATGCCGGAGAACACCATGCAGGCCATGCAGCAGAAGCTGGAGGACTTCAGAGATTATCGCCGCCTCCACAAGCCGCCCAAAGTGCAGGAAAAGTGCCAGTTGGAGATCAATTTCAACACCCTGCAGACCAAGCTGAGGCTCAGCAACAGGCCTGCGTTCATGCCCTCTGAGGGAAAGATGGTCTCG GACATTAACAATGCATGGGGAAATCTAGAGGGAGCAGAGAAAGGCTACGAAGAATGGCTCCTCAACGAGATCCGCAGGCTGGAGAGACTCGACCACCTGGCAGAGAAGTTCAGGCAGAAAGCAGCCATCCACGAAGCCTGGACTGAAG GTAAAGAGGACATGCTGCAGAAGCGGGACTATGAGACGGCCTCTCTGTCAGAGATTAAGGCTTTGCTGAAAAAACACGAGGCCTTTGAGAGTGACCTGGCGGCACACCAGGACCGCGTGGAGCAGATTGCAGCCATTGCACAGGAGTTAAA TGAGCTGGACTACTATGACTCCCCCAGTGTTAACGCTCGCTGCCAGCGGATCTGCGACCAATGGGACGCTCTGGGAGGTCTGACCCAGAAACGCAGCGAGGCTCTGCAG AGAACAGAGAAGCTCCTTGAAACCATCGACCAGCTGTACCTTGAGTTTGCCAAAAGAGCGGCTCCGTTCAACAACTGGATGGAGGGCGCAATGGAGGACCTGCAGGATACATTTATTGTCCACACCATTGAAGAGATCCAG GGATTAAGCACAGCCCACGAGCAGTTCAAAGCCACGCTACCAGAGGCTGACAAAGAGCGCTTGGCCATCCTGGGAATTCACAATGAGATTGCCAAAATTGTGCAGACCTATCACGTGAATATTGCCGGCACCAACCCCTATACTACCATCAACCCACAGGAGATTAATGCCAAATGGGACAAG GTCAGGCAGCTGGTGCCGCAGCGCGACCAGGCTTTGATTGAAGAGCACGCCCGGCAGCAGAACAACGAGCGTCTGCGCAGACAGTTTGCCAACCAGGCCAATGTCATCGGGCCTTGGATCCAAACCAAGATGGAG GAAATTGGCCGCATCTCAATCGAGATGCACGGCACCTTGGAGGACCAGCTGACGCACCTCCGCCAGTACGAGAAAAGCATCGTCAACTACAAGCCAAAGATCGACCAGCTGGAGGGAGACCACCAGCTCATTCAGGAAGCTCTCATCTTTGACAACAAGCACACTAACTACACCATGGAG CACATCCGTGTGGGCTGGGAGCAGCTGCTCACCACCATCGCTCGTACCATCAACGAAATCGAGAACCAGATCTTGACACGAGATGCCAAGGGCATCAGCCAGGAGCAGCTTAACGAGTTCCGGGCTTCCTTCAACCACTTCGACAGG GACCACTCGGGCACTCTGGGCGCGGAGGAGTTCAAGGCCTGCCTGATCAGCCTGGGCTTCGATATCGCCAACGATGCACAG GGTGAAAACGAGTTCTCCCGCATCATGAGCATAGTGGACCCCAACAGAATGGGCCTCGTCACCTTCCAGGCATTCATCGACTTTATGTCCCGCGAAACAGCCGACACAGACACCGCCGACCAAGTCATGGCCTCCTTCAAAGTTCTGGCAGGGGATAAG AATTACATCCTAGCTGATGAGCTCCGCAGGGAGCTGCCCCCAGACCAGGCCGAGTACTGCATCGCTCGCATGGCCCCGTACACTGGCCCCGACGGTGTCCCCGGAGCCCTCGACTACATGTCGTTCTCCACCGCCCTGTATGGAGAGAGTGACCTCTGA
- the actn1 gene encoding alpha-actinin-1 isoform X2 has product MYNMEHYDEENYYMQQEDDWDRDLLLDPAWEKQQRKTFTAWCNSHLRKAGTQIENIEEDFRDGLKLMLLLEVISGERLAKPERGKMRVHKISNVNKALDFIASKGVKLVSIGAEEIVDGNAKMTLGMIWTIILRFAIQDISVEETSAKEGLLLWCQRKTAPYKNVNIQNFHISWKDGLGFCALIHRHRPELIDYGKLRKDDPMTNLNTAFDVAEKYLDIPKMLDAEDIISTLRPDEKAVMTYVSCYYHAFSGKQKAETAANRICKVLAVNQENEQLMEDYEKLASDLLEWIRRTIPWLENRMPENTMQAMQQKLEDFRDYRRLHKPPKVQEKCQLEINFNTLQTKLRLSNRPAFMPSEGKMVSDINNAWGNLEGAEKGYEEWLLNEIRRLERLDHLAEKFRQKAAIHEAWTEGKEDMLQKRDYETASLSEIKALLKKHEAFESDLAAHQDRVEQIAAIAQELNELDYYDSPSVNARCQRICDQWDALGGLTQKRSEALQRTEKLLETIDQLYLEFAKRAAPFNNWMEGAMEDLQDTFIVHTIEEIQGLSTAHEQFKATLPEADKERLAILGIHNEIAKIVQTYHVNIAGTNPYTTINPQEINAKWDKVRQLVPQRDQALIEEHARQQNNERLRRQFANQANVIGPWIQTKMEEIGRISIEMHGTLEDQLTHLRQYEKSIVNYKPKIDQLEGDHQLIQEALIFDNKHTNYTMEHIRVGWEQLLTTIARTINEIENQILTRDAKGISQEQLNEFRASFNHFDRDHSGTLGAEEFKACLISLGFDIANDAQGENEFSRIMSIVDPNRMGLVTFQAFIDFMSRETADTDTADQVMASFKVLAGDKNYILADELRRELPPDQAEYCIARMAPYTGPDGVPGALDYMSFSTALYGESDL; this is encoded by the exons ACGTTTACAGCTTGGTGTAACTCTCACCTGAGGAAAGCAGGCACGCAGATTGAGAACATCGAAGAGGACTTCCGGGATGGACTGAAActcatgctgctgctggaggtCATCTCAG GCGAACGCTTGGCCAAACCAGAAAGAGGCAAAATGAGAGTCCACAAGATTTCCAATGTTAACAAAGCCCTCGACTTTATCGCCAGCAAAGGAGTGAAGCTGGTTTCTATTGGAGCTGAAG AGATCGTAGATGGCAACGCCAAGATGACCCTGGGAATGATCTGGACCATTATCCTCCGCTTTGCCATTCAAGACATTTCTGTGGAAG AGACATCTGCCAAAGAGGGCCTCCTGCTGTGGTGCCAGAGGAAGACTGCGCCATACAAGAATGTTAACATCCAAAACTTTCACATCAG CTGGAAAGATGGTTTGGGGTTCTGCGCGCTCATTCATCGACACCGTCCAGAGCTCATTGACTATGGAAAATTGCGCAAG GACGACCCCATGACCAACCTGAACACAGCCTTCGACGTGGCAGAGAAGTACCTGGACATCCCCAAGATGCTGGACGCAGAAG ATATCATTAGCACCTTGAGGCCAGATGAGAAGGCCGTCATGACTTATGTGTCGTGTTATTACCACGCATTCTCAGGCAAACAGAAG GCAGAGACAGCGGCCAACAGGATCTGCAAGGTGCTGGCTGTCAACCAAGAGAATGAGCAGCTGATGGAGGACTATGAGAAGCTGGCCAGTGAT TTGTTGGAGTGGATCCGTCGCACCATCCCCTGGCTGGAGAACCGAATGCCGGAGAACACCATGCAGGCCATGCAGCAGAAGCTGGAGGACTTCAGAGATTATCGCCGCCTCCACAAGCCGCCCAAAGTGCAGGAAAAGTGCCAGTTGGAGATCAATTTCAACACCCTGCAGACCAAGCTGAGGCTCAGCAACAGGCCTGCGTTCATGCCCTCTGAGGGAAAGATGGTCTCG GACATTAACAATGCATGGGGAAATCTAGAGGGAGCAGAGAAAGGCTACGAAGAATGGCTCCTCAACGAGATCCGCAGGCTGGAGAGACTCGACCACCTGGCAGAGAAGTTCAGGCAGAAAGCAGCCATCCACGAAGCCTGGACTGAAG GTAAAGAGGACATGCTGCAGAAGCGGGACTATGAGACGGCCTCTCTGTCAGAGATTAAGGCTTTGCTGAAAAAACACGAGGCCTTTGAGAGTGACCTGGCGGCACACCAGGACCGCGTGGAGCAGATTGCAGCCATTGCACAGGAGTTAAA TGAGCTGGACTACTATGACTCCCCCAGTGTTAACGCTCGCTGCCAGCGGATCTGCGACCAATGGGACGCTCTGGGAGGTCTGACCCAGAAACGCAGCGAGGCTCTGCAG AGAACAGAGAAGCTCCTTGAAACCATCGACCAGCTGTACCTTGAGTTTGCCAAAAGAGCGGCTCCGTTCAACAACTGGATGGAGGGCGCAATGGAGGACCTGCAGGATACATTTATTGTCCACACCATTGAAGAGATCCAG GGATTAAGCACAGCCCACGAGCAGTTCAAAGCCACGCTACCAGAGGCTGACAAAGAGCGCTTGGCCATCCTGGGAATTCACAATGAGATTGCCAAAATTGTGCAGACCTATCACGTGAATATTGCCGGCACCAACCCCTATACTACCATCAACCCACAGGAGATTAATGCCAAATGGGACAAG GTCAGGCAGCTGGTGCCGCAGCGCGACCAGGCTTTGATTGAAGAGCACGCCCGGCAGCAGAACAACGAGCGTCTGCGCAGACAGTTTGCCAACCAGGCCAATGTCATCGGGCCTTGGATCCAAACCAAGATGGAG GAAATTGGCCGCATCTCAATCGAGATGCACGGCACCTTGGAGGACCAGCTGACGCACCTCCGCCAGTACGAGAAAAGCATCGTCAACTACAAGCCAAAGATCGACCAGCTGGAGGGAGACCACCAGCTCATTCAGGAAGCTCTCATCTTTGACAACAAGCACACTAACTACACCATGGAG CACATCCGTGTGGGCTGGGAGCAGCTGCTCACCACCATCGCTCGTACCATCAACGAAATCGAGAACCAGATCTTGACACGAGATGCCAAGGGCATCAGCCAGGAGCAGCTTAACGAGTTCCGGGCTTCCTTCAACCACTTCGACAGG GACCACTCGGGCACTCTGGGCGCGGAGGAGTTCAAGGCCTGCCTGATCAGCCTGGGCTTCGATATCGCCAACGATGCACAG GGTGAAAACGAGTTCTCCCGCATCATGAGCATAGTGGACCCCAACAGAATGGGCCTCGTCACCTTCCAGGCATTCATCGACTTTATGTCCCGCGAAACAGCCGACACAGACACCGCCGACCAAGTCATGGCCTCCTTCAAAGTTCTGGCAGGGGATAAG AATTACATCCTAGCTGATGAGCTCCGCAGGGAGCTGCCCCCAGACCAGGCCGAGTACTGCATCGCTCGCATGGCCCCGTACACTGGCCCCGACGGTGTCCCCGGAGCCCTCGACTACATGTCGTTCTCCACCGCCCTGTATGGAGAGAGTGACCTCTGA
- the actn1 gene encoding alpha-actinin-1 isoform X3, translating into MYNMEHYDEENYYMQQEDDWDRDLLLDPAWEKQQRKTFTAWCNSHLRKAGTQIENIEEDFRDGLKLMLLLEVISGERLAKPERGKMRVHKISNVNKALDFIASKGVKLVSIGAEEIVDGNAKMTLGMIWTIILRFAIQDISVEETSAKEGLLLWCQRKTAPYKNVNIQNFHISWKDGLGFCALIHRHRPELIDYGKLRKDDPMTNLNTAFDVAEKYLDIPKMLDAEDIVGTARPDEKAIMTYVSSFYHAFSGAQKAETAANRICKVLAVNQENEQLMEDYEKLASDLLEWIRRTIPWLENRMPENTMQAMQQKLEDFRDYRRLHKPPKVQEKCQLEINFNTLQTKLRLSNRPAFMPSEGKMVSDINNAWGNLEGAEKGYEEWLLNEIRRLERLDHLAEKFRQKAAIHEAWTEGKEDMLQKRDYETASLSEIKALLKKHEAFESDLAAHQDRVEQIAAIAQELNELDYYDSPSVNARCQRICDQWDALGGLTQKRSEALQRTEKLLETIDQLYLEFAKRAAPFNNWMEGAMEDLQDTFIVHTIEEIQGLSTAHEQFKATLPEADKERLAILGIHNEIAKIVQTYHVNIAGTNPYTTINPQEINAKWDKVRQLVPQRDQALIEEHARQQNNERLRRQFANQANVIGPWIQTKMEEIGRISIEMHGTLEDQLTHLRQYEKSIVNYKPKIDQLEGDHQLIQEALIFDNKHTNYTMEHIRVGWEQLLTTIARTINEIENQILTRDAKGISQEQLNEFRASFNHFDRKRTGIMDPEDFKTCLISMGYNLGENEFSRIMSIVDPNRMGLVTFQAFIDFMSRETADTDTADQVMASFKVLAGDKNYILADELRRELPPDQAEYCIARMAPYTGPDGVPGALDYMSFSTALYGESDL; encoded by the exons ACGTTTACAGCTTGGTGTAACTCTCACCTGAGGAAAGCAGGCACGCAGATTGAGAACATCGAAGAGGACTTCCGGGATGGACTGAAActcatgctgctgctggaggtCATCTCAG GCGAACGCTTGGCCAAACCAGAAAGAGGCAAAATGAGAGTCCACAAGATTTCCAATGTTAACAAAGCCCTCGACTTTATCGCCAGCAAAGGAGTGAAGCTGGTTTCTATTGGAGCTGAAG AGATCGTAGATGGCAACGCCAAGATGACCCTGGGAATGATCTGGACCATTATCCTCCGCTTTGCCATTCAAGACATTTCTGTGGAAG AGACATCTGCCAAAGAGGGCCTCCTGCTGTGGTGCCAGAGGAAGACTGCGCCATACAAGAATGTTAACATCCAAAACTTTCACATCAG CTGGAAAGATGGTTTGGGGTTCTGCGCGCTCATTCATCGACACCGTCCAGAGCTCATTGACTATGGAAAATTGCGCAAG GACGACCCCATGACCAACCTGAACACAGCCTTCGACGTGGCAGAGAAGTACCTGGACATCCCCAAGATGCTGGACGCAGAAG ACATTGTGGGCACTGCCCGTCCGGACGAGAAGGCAATCATGACCTACGTCTCTAGCTTCTACCACGCCTTCTCAGGCGCTCAGAAG GCAGAGACAGCGGCCAACAGGATCTGCAAGGTGCTGGCTGTCAACCAAGAGAATGAGCAGCTGATGGAGGACTATGAGAAGCTGGCCAGTGAT TTGTTGGAGTGGATCCGTCGCACCATCCCCTGGCTGGAGAACCGAATGCCGGAGAACACCATGCAGGCCATGCAGCAGAAGCTGGAGGACTTCAGAGATTATCGCCGCCTCCACAAGCCGCCCAAAGTGCAGGAAAAGTGCCAGTTGGAGATCAATTTCAACACCCTGCAGACCAAGCTGAGGCTCAGCAACAGGCCTGCGTTCATGCCCTCTGAGGGAAAGATGGTCTCG GACATTAACAATGCATGGGGAAATCTAGAGGGAGCAGAGAAAGGCTACGAAGAATGGCTCCTCAACGAGATCCGCAGGCTGGAGAGACTCGACCACCTGGCAGAGAAGTTCAGGCAGAAAGCAGCCATCCACGAAGCCTGGACTGAAG GTAAAGAGGACATGCTGCAGAAGCGGGACTATGAGACGGCCTCTCTGTCAGAGATTAAGGCTTTGCTGAAAAAACACGAGGCCTTTGAGAGTGACCTGGCGGCACACCAGGACCGCGTGGAGCAGATTGCAGCCATTGCACAGGAGTTAAA TGAGCTGGACTACTATGACTCCCCCAGTGTTAACGCTCGCTGCCAGCGGATCTGCGACCAATGGGACGCTCTGGGAGGTCTGACCCAGAAACGCAGCGAGGCTCTGCAG AGAACAGAGAAGCTCCTTGAAACCATCGACCAGCTGTACCTTGAGTTTGCCAAAAGAGCGGCTCCGTTCAACAACTGGATGGAGGGCGCAATGGAGGACCTGCAGGATACATTTATTGTCCACACCATTGAAGAGATCCAG GGATTAAGCACAGCCCACGAGCAGTTCAAAGCCACGCTACCAGAGGCTGACAAAGAGCGCTTGGCCATCCTGGGAATTCACAATGAGATTGCCAAAATTGTGCAGACCTATCACGTGAATATTGCCGGCACCAACCCCTATACTACCATCAACCCACAGGAGATTAATGCCAAATGGGACAAG GTCAGGCAGCTGGTGCCGCAGCGCGACCAGGCTTTGATTGAAGAGCACGCCCGGCAGCAGAACAACGAGCGTCTGCGCAGACAGTTTGCCAACCAGGCCAATGTCATCGGGCCTTGGATCCAAACCAAGATGGAG GAAATTGGCCGCATCTCAATCGAGATGCACGGCACCTTGGAGGACCAGCTGACGCACCTCCGCCAGTACGAGAAAAGCATCGTCAACTACAAGCCAAAGATCGACCAGCTGGAGGGAGACCACCAGCTCATTCAGGAAGCTCTCATCTTTGACAACAAGCACACTAACTACACCATGGAG CACATCCGTGTGGGCTGGGAGCAGCTGCTCACCACCATCGCTCGTACCATCAACGAAATCGAGAACCAGATCTTGACACGAGATGCCAAGGGCATCAGCCAGGAGCAGCTTAACGAGTTCCGGGCTTCCTTCAACCACTTCGACAGG AAGAGAACAGGAATCATGGACCCTGAAGACTTCAAAACCTGCCTTATCTCCATGGGTTACAACCTG GGTGAAAACGAGTTCTCCCGCATCATGAGCATAGTGGACCCCAACAGAATGGGCCTCGTCACCTTCCAGGCATTCATCGACTTTATGTCCCGCGAAACAGCCGACACAGACACCGCCGACCAAGTCATGGCCTCCTTCAAAGTTCTGGCAGGGGATAAG AATTACATCCTAGCTGATGAGCTCCGCAGGGAGCTGCCCCCAGACCAGGCCGAGTACTGCATCGCTCGCATGGCCCCGTACACTGGCCCCGACGGTGTCCCCGGAGCCCTCGACTACATGTCGTTCTCCACCGCCCTGTATGGAGAGAGTGACCTCTGA